In Streptomyces capitiformicae, one genomic interval encodes:
- the galE gene encoding UDP-glucose 4-epimerase GalE, with protein sequence MTWLITGGAGYIGAHVVRAMLDAGEQAVVYDDLSTGIAERVPEAVPLEVGSTLDGERLADVIRDRGITGVVHLAAKKQVGESVDLPLHYYRENVEGLRTLLSAVTDAGVASFVFSSSAAVYGMPDVDLVTEETPCVPMSPYGETKLVGEWLVRATGRATGLSTASLRYFNVAGAAAPELADTGVFNLVPMVFEKLSEDAPPRIFGADYPTPDGTCVRDYIHVVDLAEAHVATARRLRETPGTDLTLNIGRGEGVSVREMIDRINALTGHDTEPVVVDRRPGDPARVVASADRIATELGWKARHGVDDMISSAWAGWTLNHPGK encoded by the coding sequence ATGACCTGGCTGATCACCGGTGGCGCCGGCTACATCGGGGCGCACGTCGTGCGCGCGATGCTCGACGCGGGCGAACAGGCCGTCGTCTACGACGACCTGTCCACGGGGATCGCCGAACGGGTGCCCGAGGCCGTGCCGTTGGAGGTCGGCTCCACCCTCGACGGGGAGCGCCTGGCGGACGTGATCCGGGACCGGGGCATCACCGGCGTCGTCCATCTCGCGGCGAAGAAGCAGGTCGGCGAGTCCGTGGACCTGCCGCTGCACTACTACCGGGAGAACGTCGAGGGCCTGCGCACCCTGCTCTCCGCCGTCACCGACGCCGGGGTCGCCTCCTTCGTCTTCTCCTCCTCCGCCGCCGTCTACGGCATGCCGGATGTCGATCTCGTCACCGAGGAGACCCCGTGCGTGCCGATGAGCCCGTACGGCGAGACCAAGCTGGTCGGCGAGTGGCTGGTACGGGCGACGGGCCGGGCCACGGGCCTGTCCACGGCCTCGCTGCGCTACTTCAACGTGGCGGGCGCGGCCGCGCCCGAACTGGCGGACACCGGCGTCTTCAACCTCGTCCCCATGGTCTTCGAGAAGCTCTCCGAGGACGCCCCGCCCCGGATCTTCGGCGCCGACTACCCGACCCCCGACGGAACCTGTGTCCGCGACTACATCCACGTCGTGGACCTCGCCGAGGCCCATGTCGCGACCGCGCGACGGCTGCGCGAGACCCCGGGCACGGACCTCACGCTCAACATCGGGCGCGGGGAAGGCGTTTCGGTGCGCGAGATGATCGACCGGATCAACGCGCTCACCGGCCACGACACCGAGCCCGTGGTCGTGGACCGGCGCCCCGGCGACCCCGCACGCGTCGTCGCGTCCGCCGACCGGATCGCCACGGAACTGGGCTGGAAGGCACGCCACGGCGTCGACGACATGATCTCGTCGGCGTGGGCGGGCTGGACCCTGAACCACCCCGGGAAATAA
- a CDS encoding DUF397 domain-containing protein — MITPVTSQKSSFSGGSDTDDRVELAPTPTAILIRESDHPTTHLATAPTPLRAFFTTLKAGTLGRR, encoded by the coding sequence ATGATCACACCCGTCACCTCGCAGAAGTCGTCCTTCTCCGGCGGCAGCGATACGGACGACCGCGTCGAACTCGCCCCCACCCCCACGGCCATACTCATACGCGAAAGCGACCACCCCACCACCCACCTCGCCACCGCCCCCACCCCCCTCCGCGCTTTCTTCACCACCCTCAAAGCAGGCACCCTTGGCCGTCGTTGA
- a CDS encoding pentapeptide repeat-containing protein, with the protein MTNTPGHAPRPAAGGWDAVGLDLHGVDLSGRHLTESWLTQASLVGAKLVGADLYRADAEGADFSGADLSCASLVRANLDDAVLRGAVLDGADLVKASLCGVDASGASFRGTRFLGASLLDVDLRGADLSYAVLRENSFKVTLDDETKVVGLSGTVFGPVRVVDRQGCEEREVGGVELEGWIRARGGDIRVLPLPGGPPRIDIDDPEVDMDAGQRLLHRGEPFTGEVEERLGGAVVSRDRYVDGNGHGPSREWYADGTPRSESTAWQGRPVGIAREWHPGGTLATERVFATDGLTMLEDRAWDQEGRPTRAWRAADRDAMAAPARIDIDDPDVDMDDGERLFHKGVLYSGEVVEYQQGRVISLETYEDGVPNGPVRQWYPDGSPRAEGHMRMGFPVGESRTWHPGGTLATKRITTEDGHRPLVEREWDENGEQIRAWQAPKADSGVPAVAVDFEDML; encoded by the coding sequence GTGACGAACACGCCCGGCCACGCTCCCAGGCCGGCCGCCGGTGGATGGGACGCCGTCGGGCTCGACCTCCATGGCGTCGATCTGTCCGGCAGGCACCTCACCGAGTCCTGGCTGACACAGGCGAGCCTCGTCGGGGCCAAGCTCGTCGGCGCGGACCTGTACCGCGCCGACGCCGAGGGCGCCGACTTCTCCGGGGCCGACCTGTCGTGCGCCTCGCTCGTGCGGGCCAATCTCGACGACGCCGTGCTCCGGGGCGCGGTGCTCGACGGTGCGGACCTGGTCAAGGCGTCGCTGTGCGGGGTGGACGCCTCGGGGGCCTCGTTCCGCGGCACCCGCTTCCTGGGCGCGTCGCTGCTGGACGTCGACCTGCGGGGAGCGGATCTCTCGTACGCCGTCCTGCGCGAGAACTCCTTCAAGGTGACCCTCGATGACGAGACGAAGGTGGTCGGGCTTTCGGGGACGGTCTTCGGGCCGGTTCGGGTCGTCGACCGCCAGGGCTGCGAGGAGCGAGAAGTCGGCGGAGTGGAACTGGAGGGATGGATACGCGCCCGGGGCGGCGACATCCGCGTTCTGCCCTTGCCCGGCGGGCCGCCACGCATCGACATCGACGACCCCGAGGTCGACATGGACGCCGGGCAGCGGCTCCTGCACCGAGGCGAGCCCTTCACCGGTGAGGTCGAGGAGCGTCTGGGCGGGGCGGTCGTCAGCCGGGACCGCTACGTCGACGGCAATGGGCACGGGCCGAGCCGCGAGTGGTACGCGGACGGCACCCCGCGTTCCGAGTCGACGGCATGGCAGGGACGCCCGGTAGGCATCGCACGGGAGTGGCACCCGGGCGGCACACTCGCGACGGAGCGCGTGTTCGCGACGGACGGGCTGACCATGCTGGAGGACCGCGCGTGGGACCAAGAGGGGCGGCCGACGAGGGCGTGGCGCGCAGCCGACAGGGACGCGATGGCCGCTCCGGCCCGCATCGACATCGACGACCCCGACGTGGACATGGATGACGGAGAGCGCCTCTTCCACAAGGGTGTTCTCTACTCCGGGGAAGTCGTGGAGTACCAGCAGGGCCGGGTGATCAGCCTGGAGACGTACGAGGACGGGGTCCCGAACGGCCCGGTCAGGCAGTGGTATCCGGATGGCTCCCCGCGTGCCGAGGGCCACATGCGGATGGGGTTTCCGGTCGGGGAGTCCCGGACGTGGCACCCGGGCGGCACACTCGCGACCAAGCGGATCACAACGGAGGACGGCCATCGCCCACTCGTGGAACGGGAGTGGGACGAGAACGGTGAACAGATCCGGGCTTGGCAAGCGCCCAAGGCCGACAGCGGTGTCCCGGCAGTAGCCGTCGACTTCGAGGACATGCTGTGA
- a CDS encoding bifunctional glycosyltransferase/CDP-glycerol:glycerophosphate glycerophosphotransferase, whose translation MPRFSIIVPVFKVRDFLRECLDSVLEQSYRDLEVIAVDDCSTDGSGEILDAYAARDPRVHVLHLPANVGPGRARNAGLPYATGAFLLFLDSDDTLTPGALRALADRLDEAGDPDVLVFDYARAYWWGGTSRNPLAHVLKAAGDGTFTVAEHPEILDLLPVVWNKAYRREFVEEHGFRFPPGHYYEDTPWTFPVLLGAGRIATLNRICVGYRQRRQGNLLSITGRGHFDVHDQYERVLTFLASRPEAARWRPYLRRRMAEHCLDILDRPDRVPARDKGEFFRRTAELSRKYGADGSDGSDGETVPPEFRVLEGCWAGYRAQRQARRVREALGAGGEVVRRAGAERLRRSWSLVHERLPLDPNLAVYSAFSHRGVLGDPAAVYRAARELAPHIRGVWVVRPERVAALPADVEYVTPGSPEHLRLTARATYFVDNVTFPCILTRRPGSVHIHTHRGTPLKFTAADPLHEPGARLGLDVPRMLRRSDRRADRWDYSLVANRHSELVWSRAYPRGFASLRTGSPRNDVLVNAGPDSGAEVRARLGIPADHTVVLYAPSPRDHRRGGHVERFDLARFAEDLGRSLGEAHTLVVRLHPSLADGPARGFGLAELHRRGVLVDATDEPHVEEVMLASDVLVTDYSALMFDYANLDRPIVVHADDWGAFTARLGTYFDITADPPGHVSYSYRELASLFDAGQWRDTESTRLRTGFRERYCEFDDGRAAERVVRTLMLGEPFQAPQRLRAPGDPGARVRRETSRSITR comes from the coding sequence ATGCCCCGTTTCAGTATCATCGTCCCGGTCTTCAAGGTCCGGGACTTTCTGCGTGAGTGCCTCGACTCGGTACTGGAGCAGTCGTACCGCGACCTGGAGGTGATCGCCGTAGACGACTGCTCAACGGACGGCAGCGGCGAGATCCTCGACGCATACGCCGCCCGCGACCCCCGCGTACACGTGCTGCACCTGCCCGCGAACGTCGGCCCCGGCCGAGCCCGCAACGCCGGCCTGCCGTACGCGACCGGCGCCTTCCTCCTCTTCCTCGACAGCGACGACACGCTCACCCCGGGCGCCCTGCGCGCGCTGGCCGACCGGCTGGACGAGGCCGGCGACCCCGACGTGCTGGTCTTCGACTACGCCCGCGCGTACTGGTGGGGCGGAACCAGCCGGAACCCCCTCGCACACGTCCTGAAGGCGGCCGGGGACGGCACCTTCACGGTCGCGGAGCACCCGGAGATCCTCGATCTGCTCCCGGTCGTGTGGAACAAGGCGTACCGGCGGGAATTCGTCGAGGAGCACGGCTTCCGGTTCCCGCCCGGCCACTACTACGAGGACACGCCCTGGACTTTCCCGGTGCTGCTCGGCGCCGGGCGGATCGCCACGCTGAACCGGATCTGCGTGGGGTACCGGCAGCGGCGGCAGGGCAACCTCCTGTCCATCACCGGCCGGGGGCACTTCGACGTTCACGACCAGTACGAACGGGTCCTCACCTTCCTGGCCTCCCGGCCGGAGGCGGCGCGCTGGCGGCCGTATCTGCGGCGCAGGATGGCGGAGCACTGCCTGGACATCCTCGACCGGCCGGACCGGGTACCGGCCAGGGACAAGGGGGAGTTCTTCCGGCGGACGGCGGAGCTGTCCCGGAAGTACGGGGCGGACGGGTCGGACGGGTCGGACGGCGAGACCGTGCCTCCCGAGTTCCGGGTACTGGAGGGCTGTTGGGCCGGTTATCGGGCCCAGCGGCAGGCCCGGCGGGTGCGCGAGGCGCTCGGCGCGGGCGGTGAGGTCGTGCGCAGGGCGGGAGCCGAGCGGCTTCGGCGGAGCTGGTCCCTGGTGCACGAGCGGCTGCCGCTGGACCCGAATCTGGCGGTGTACTCGGCGTTCTCGCACCGGGGCGTGCTCGGTGATCCGGCGGCCGTGTACCGGGCCGCCCGTGAACTGGCGCCGCACATCCGCGGGGTGTGGGTGGTGCGGCCGGAGCGGGTGGCGGCGCTGCCTGCGGACGTCGAGTACGTGACGCCGGGCTCGCCCGAGCATCTGCGGCTGACCGCACGGGCGACGTACTTCGTCGACAACGTCACCTTCCCCTGCATCCTGACCAGACGCCCGGGCAGCGTGCACATCCACACCCACCGGGGCACGCCCCTCAAGTTCACGGCCGCCGACCCGCTGCACGAGCCGGGCGCCCGGCTCGGCCTGGACGTACCGCGGATGCTGCGCCGGTCCGACCGACGGGCCGACCGCTGGGACTACAGCCTGGTCGCCAACCGCCACTCGGAGCTGGTGTGGAGCAGGGCGTACCCGCGCGGTTTCGCCTCGCTGCGCACCGGGAGCCCGCGCAACGACGTCCTCGTGAACGCGGGGCCGGACAGCGGCGCCGAGGTGCGTGCGCGGCTCGGCATCCCCGCCGACCACACGGTCGTGCTGTACGCCCCCTCACCCCGCGACCACCGGCGCGGCGGCCACGTCGAGCGCTTCGACCTCGCCCGGTTCGCCGAGGACCTGGGCCGCAGCCTCGGCGAGGCCCACACCCTCGTCGTACGGCTGCATCCGTCGCTCGCGGACGGTCCGGCGCGCGGCTTCGGGCTGGCCGAGCTGCACCGGCGGGGAGTCCTGGTGGACGCGACCGACGAGCCGCACGTCGAGGAGGTGATGCTCGCCTCCGACGTCCTCGTCACGGACTACTCGGCCCTGATGTTCGACTACGCCAACCTCGACCGGCCGATCGTCGTCCACGCCGACGACTGGGGCGCGTTCACGGCCCGCCTGGGCACGTATTTCGACATCACCGCCGACCCGCCCGGCCATGTGTCCTACTCCTACCGGGAGTTGGCCTCGCTGTTCGACGCCGGGCAGTGGCGGGACACCGAGTCGACGCGGCTGCGGACGGGCTTCCGGGAGCGGTACTGCGAGTTCGACGACGGGAGGGCGGCCGAGCGGGTGGTACGGACGCTGATGCTGGGAGAACCCTTCCAGGCACCGCAGCGACTCCGCGCCCCTGGAGATCCAGGGGCGCGGGTCAGGCGGGAAACGAGCCGCTCGATTACTCGATGA
- a CDS encoding DUF6507 family protein — translation MPVWDIDPINVQTTLNSTGEAAGGLEKAANSLVTNVASAAESAGTAVPGGQFSGPMIGPVVAGTPRVPVGPVAAALSQYLSDRQQKLAFMAQRTIDSVQGAADATNAYVTGDLDMAAQHQANALKATVVPPPPGVDGNGSGRGPQ, via the coding sequence ATGCCGGTCTGGGACATCGATCCGATCAACGTGCAGACCACACTGAACTCGACCGGTGAGGCGGCGGGCGGTCTGGAGAAGGCCGCCAACTCACTGGTGACGAACGTGGCGAGCGCGGCCGAGTCGGCCGGTACGGCAGTGCCGGGCGGCCAGTTCAGCGGGCCCATGATCGGCCCGGTGGTCGCCGGCACCCCGCGTGTGCCGGTCGGCCCGGTGGCGGCGGCGCTGAGCCAGTATCTGTCGGACCGGCAGCAGAAGCTGGCGTTCATGGCGCAGCGGACCATCGACTCCGTGCAGGGCGCGGCGGACGCCACCAACGCGTACGTCACCGGCGACCTGGACATGGCCGCCCAGCACCAGGCCAACGCGCTGAAGGCCACGGTGGTGCCCCCGCCGCCGGGCGTCGACGGCAACGGCAGCGGGCGGGGGCCGCAGTGA
- a CDS encoding MarR family winged helix-turn-helix transcriptional regulator: MTTSSTPSQEIAEEDFLRLDRQICFSLHAASRAFNSVYRVALKDLGITYPQYLVMLVLWEQGELPVKKLGERLRLDSGTLSPLLKRLEAAGLVRRERSARDERSVEVRLTEQGTALRERALAVPRRIAAATTLDIEEIRDLRDRLNRLTAALDETAWEKPA, encoded by the coding sequence ATGACCACGAGCTCCACCCCCTCTCAGGAGATCGCCGAGGAGGACTTCCTCCGTCTCGACCGGCAGATCTGCTTCTCCCTGCACGCCGCCTCGCGCGCCTTCAACAGCGTCTACCGCGTGGCCCTGAAGGACCTGGGGATCACCTATCCGCAGTACCTGGTGATGCTGGTGCTGTGGGAGCAGGGCGAGCTGCCCGTGAAGAAGCTGGGCGAGCGCCTGCGGCTCGACTCCGGCACCCTCTCCCCGCTCCTGAAGCGCCTGGAGGCGGCCGGCCTCGTACGCCGCGAACGCAGCGCCCGCGACGAACGCTCGGTCGAGGTACGCCTCACCGAGCAGGGCACCGCCCTGCGGGAACGCGCCCTGGCCGTACCGCGCCGCATCGCCGCCGCGACGACGCTCGACATCGAGGAAATCCGAGACCTACGGGACCGCCTGAACCGCTTGACGGCAGCACTGGACGAGACGGCGTGGGAGAAGCCCGCTTAA
- a CDS encoding DUF5753 domain-containing protein, which produces MGGLRHSESWAHSERRARHVRAVFRYGSPQLLPQDLEAHVAFRLRRQHLITESTATPYEAIIHEAALRILVGGRKTARAQLEQLLERSELNHVTLRVLPFAAEDFAGAGHSMLHLHGTAPQLDTVQNDTGHGSVFFDAEPLLKRYRKRYNQVAGSALDPASSRDLMAQVLREL; this is translated from the coding sequence ATGGGTGGGTTGAGGCACAGCGAGAGCTGGGCGCACTCGGAGCGCCGGGCACGTCACGTGAGAGCCGTGTTCCGCTACGGGTCACCTCAACTGCTGCCGCAGGACCTGGAAGCCCACGTGGCGTTCCGGCTGCGCCGTCAGCACCTCATCACGGAGTCGACTGCGACACCGTACGAAGCGATCATCCACGAGGCGGCCCTGCGCATTCTCGTCGGCGGTCGCAAGACGGCCCGCGCACAGCTGGAACAGCTCCTCGAACGCTCGGAGCTGAACCATGTGACCCTGCGCGTCCTGCCGTTCGCCGCCGAGGACTTCGCCGGCGCCGGGCACTCAATGCTCCACCTGCACGGCACCGCACCCCAACTGGACACGGTGCAGAACGACACCGGTCACGGCAGCGTCTTCTTCGATGCAGAGCCGCTGCTCAAGCGGTACCGCAAGCGCTACAACCAGGTCGCGGGCTCAGCCCTCGATCCGGCGAGCTCCCGAGACCTTATGGCCCAAGTACTCCGGGAACTCTGA
- a CDS encoding glycosyltransferase family 2 protein, whose product MTVQPAHTQSQVTVVVIGYDDAPHVADAVRSALAQGPAVGEVIAVDDCSTDGSGELLERLAVDEPRLKVIRRPTNSGGCGTPRNEGLLAATSPYMMFLDSDDVLPPGAVDALLDAAVRHDAPVAAGLCLRKELPSGRETPWQPELYTRRTLVAHPARRVRLVHDTLCVNKLYRTAFLRERGIHFPEGRFPYEDFVFVARVLAAGPRIALVPDPVYVWHVRRSAARLSISLDRSGIANWRARVDADQLSYDILLGAGEKRLARATRVRFLDHSLRMYARELDLRGAEYRREWWTLTRAYLSSFDEGDFTPAPAPGRVVARVILAAEEPRDLGRLKEIAARPARLNPPYARAGDGSPVWSADLPQVELDHLVIRPVHLLPAAVDAELRPRARGTTLRLRLHELYGRMADAGPQTMEVEITERDTGRVGFTGTTPLTAHPEPESGHWSAEVPLDLEALGSGTWDLRVRVRFKDGTHRNTTAHAVAGTGLLRRRALPSARHGVLLVQPYATHAGALAVRLAPGWRGLTEVLRRRLKRLLH is encoded by the coding sequence ATGACGGTTCAGCCAGCGCACACGCAGTCGCAAGTCACCGTCGTGGTCATCGGCTACGACGACGCCCCCCACGTCGCGGACGCCGTGCGCTCGGCGCTCGCGCAGGGCCCGGCCGTCGGCGAGGTGATCGCGGTCGACGACTGCTCGACCGACGGCAGCGGGGAGTTGCTGGAGCGGCTGGCCGTCGACGAACCACGCCTGAAAGTCATCCGGCGCCCGACGAACAGCGGCGGCTGCGGCACCCCGCGCAACGAGGGCCTGCTGGCCGCGACCTCCCCGTACATGATGTTCCTGGACAGCGACGACGTACTGCCGCCGGGTGCCGTGGACGCGCTGCTGGACGCGGCCGTGCGGCACGACGCGCCGGTCGCGGCCGGCCTGTGCCTGCGCAAGGAGCTGCCGTCCGGGCGCGAGACTCCGTGGCAGCCCGAGCTGTACACCCGGCGCACGCTGGTCGCGCACCCCGCGCGGCGCGTACGCCTGGTGCACGACACCCTCTGCGTCAACAAGCTCTATCGCACGGCTTTCCTGCGTGAGCGAGGCATCCACTTCCCCGAAGGACGCTTCCCGTACGAGGATTTCGTGTTCGTCGCGCGCGTACTGGCCGCCGGGCCACGCATCGCCCTCGTCCCCGACCCGGTGTACGTCTGGCACGTGCGCCGCTCGGCGGCCCGGCTGTCCATCTCCCTGGACCGCTCCGGCATCGCCAACTGGCGGGCCCGCGTCGACGCCGACCAGCTGTCGTACGACATCCTGCTGGGCGCTGGGGAGAAGCGGCTGGCGCGGGCGACCCGGGTCCGCTTCCTCGACCACTCGCTGCGGATGTACGCGCGCGAACTGGACCTGCGCGGCGCGGAGTACCGGCGTGAGTGGTGGACCCTCACGCGCGCGTACCTGTCCTCCTTCGACGAGGGCGACTTCACTCCGGCGCCCGCGCCCGGCCGGGTCGTCGCCAGGGTGATACTCGCCGCCGAGGAGCCCCGCGACCTGGGCCGGCTGAAGGAGATCGCCGCCCGTCCGGCACGGCTGAACCCGCCGTACGCGCGCGCGGGTGACGGCTCCCCCGTCTGGTCGGCGGACCTGCCCCAGGTCGAGCTGGACCACCTCGTGATCCGCCCCGTACATCTGCTGCCCGCCGCCGTCGACGCGGAACTGCGGCCACGCGCGCGTGGGACCACGCTCCGGCTGCGGTTGCACGAGCTGTACGGGCGGATGGCGGACGCCGGCCCGCAGACCATGGAGGTGGAGATCACCGAGCGGGACACCGGGCGGGTGGGCTTCACCGGTACGACGCCCCTCACGGCCCACCCGGAGCCCGAGTCCGGCCACTGGTCGGCCGAGGTACCCCTGGACCTGGAGGCGCTGGGCAGCGGCACCTGGGACCTCCGGGTGCGGGTGCGCTTCAAGGACGGCACCCACCGGAACACCACCGCCCACGCGGTCGCGGGCACCGGGCTGCTGCGCCGGCGCGCGCTGCCGAGCGCACGCCATGGTGTGCTCCTGGTCCAGCCGTACGCGACCCACGCGGGGGCGCTCGCGGTCCGGCTCGCGCCCGGTTGGCGCGGATTGACCGAAGTGCTCCGCCGCCGCCTCAAACGACTGCTTCACTGA
- a CDS encoding organic hydroperoxide resistance protein, whose protein sequence is MDALYTAVATATHGREGRAVTNDGKIDLALSMPVELGGNGQGTNPEQLFAAGYAACFGSALGLVGRAAKVDVSDAAVTAEVGIGKQGDGFALAVTLRVELPDTVDETTGRKLVEQAHQVCPYSNATRNNIPVELVIE, encoded by the coding sequence ATGGACGCGCTCTACACCGCTGTCGCCACCGCCACCCACGGCCGCGAGGGCCGCGCCGTCACCAACGACGGCAAGATCGACCTCGCGCTGAGCATGCCGGTGGAGCTGGGCGGCAACGGCCAGGGCACCAACCCGGAGCAGCTGTTCGCCGCCGGGTACGCCGCGTGCTTCGGCAGCGCCCTCGGTCTCGTCGGCCGCGCCGCGAAGGTCGACGTCAGCGACGCGGCCGTGACCGCCGAGGTCGGCATAGGCAAGCAGGGCGACGGCTTCGCCCTCGCCGTCACCCTCCGCGTCGAGCTGCCCGACACGGTCGACGAGACCACCGGCCGCAAGCTCGTCGAGCAGGCCCACCAGGTCTGCCCCTACTCCAACGCGACCCGCAACAACATCCCGGTCGAGCTGGTCATCGAGTAA
- a CDS encoding bifunctional glycosyltransferase/CDP-glycerol:glycerophosphate glycerophosphotransferase, whose amino-acid sequence MSLLPRFSVIVPAYKVQAYLHECLDSVLSQSFTDLELIVVDDASPDNCGAIADEIAAHDQRVRPPVRLRENAGPGAARNKGMAYARGDYLLFLDADDTLTPGALQAIADRIKETGEPDVLVHDFAHVSWSGTLALPVRNDRALQLTEQGPAPFLLDDRPGLLNVTPVAWNKAYKREFVEDHHFRFPPGIYEDMPWTYPVLMAAESIATLSRVCVHRRRRRHGSLLAATTRAHFDVFEQYDRVFAYVDERPELAQWRPLLFRRMVDHLTSVFSQRHRLPREARAEFLRTVRAHCARYRTPGTPLRARARLRYTLLRLGSHRAYRALWAAARLVRGAGRLVRGPAGLLRAAGLRVHYRVQRLLPLRANRAVFSAYGGRGYVCSPAALENAFRTYAPGMRTSWVARPEHHHTLPVATRRVLPGSMAYWTALARSKYLVSNVDFDHRLVKRRGQVLLQTQHGTPLKHMGLDLKDRPAAARGTDFTAVLRGSDQWDYVLSGNRHSTLVWERVYPSAYATLEYGSPRNDVFLKATSADVARLREHLGIPEGAVAVLYAPTHRDYRHSQRTHLDLERVLRELGPRFVILARAHHSYDAPLTDLAHGRLLDVTAYPNVENLCLASDALITDYSSLMFDYANLDRPIVIHTEDWEAYEAARGTYFDPRSFPPGAVARSEDELIDIFATGHWRGSRSAQLRSAFRERFCPFDDGRAAERVVRRVVLGDTSTPQIVPLSARHPVPSAAAARPASPLATIPGQSQPDPDDSFRT is encoded by the coding sequence ATGTCCCTCTTGCCCAGGTTCAGTGTCATCGTCCCCGCGTACAAGGTCCAGGCGTACCTGCACGAATGCCTGGATTCCGTGCTCTCCCAGTCCTTCACCGACCTCGAACTGATCGTCGTGGACGACGCCTCCCCCGACAACTGCGGAGCGATCGCCGACGAGATCGCGGCCCACGACCAACGCGTACGCCCCCCGGTGCGCCTGCGCGAAAACGCAGGCCCGGGTGCCGCCCGCAACAAGGGAATGGCGTACGCCAGAGGCGACTACCTCCTCTTCCTCGACGCCGACGACACCCTCACCCCGGGCGCGCTCCAGGCGATCGCCGACCGCATCAAGGAGACCGGCGAACCGGACGTCCTCGTCCACGACTTCGCCCACGTCTCCTGGTCGGGCACCCTCGCCCTCCCCGTCCGCAACGACCGCGCCCTCCAACTCACCGAACAGGGCCCGGCCCCCTTCCTCCTCGACGACCGCCCGGGCCTGCTGAACGTCACCCCGGTCGCGTGGAACAAGGCGTACAAGCGGGAGTTCGTCGAGGATCACCACTTCCGCTTCCCGCCCGGCATCTACGAGGACATGCCCTGGACGTACCCGGTCCTGATGGCCGCCGAGTCCATCGCCACGCTCAGCCGGGTCTGCGTCCACCGGCGCCGACGCCGCCACGGCAGCCTCCTCGCGGCGACCACGCGAGCGCACTTCGACGTGTTCGAGCAGTACGACCGGGTGTTCGCGTACGTCGACGAGCGCCCTGAACTGGCGCAGTGGCGCCCCTTGCTCTTCCGCCGCATGGTCGACCACCTCACGTCCGTGTTCTCCCAGCGCCACCGGCTCCCACGCGAGGCGCGCGCCGAGTTCCTGCGCACGGTTCGCGCGCACTGCGCCCGCTACCGCACCCCCGGCACCCCCCTCCGCGCCCGCGCCCGGCTGCGGTACACGCTCCTGCGGCTGGGCAGCCACCGCGCCTACCGCGCGCTGTGGGCCGCGGCACGGCTGGTCCGGGGCGCCGGACGCCTGGTACGCGGCCCGGCCGGACTGCTGCGCGCCGCCGGCCTCCGCGTCCACTACCGCGTCCAGCGCCTCCTCCCGCTGCGCGCCAACCGGGCGGTGTTCTCCGCGTACGGCGGCCGGGGCTATGTGTGCAGCCCCGCCGCACTCGAGAACGCGTTCCGTACGTACGCCCCCGGAATGCGCACCTCGTGGGTCGCGCGCCCCGAGCACCACCACACGCTCCCGGTGGCGACCCGCCGTGTGCTGCCCGGCTCGATGGCGTACTGGACGGCGCTCGCCCGCTCCAAGTACCTGGTGAGCAACGTGGACTTCGACCACCGCCTGGTCAAACGTCGCGGTCAGGTCCTCCTCCAGACCCAGCACGGCACACCGCTCAAGCACATGGGCCTCGACCTCAAGGACCGCCCGGCGGCCGCCCGCGGCACGGACTTCACCGCCGTGCTGCGCGGCAGCGACCAGTGGGACTACGTCCTGTCCGGCAACCGGCACTCCACCCTCGTCTGGGAGCGGGTCTACCCGTCCGCGTACGCCACCCTCGAATACGGCTCACCGCGCAACGACGTGTTCCTGAAGGCGACTTCGGCGGACGTGGCGCGACTGCGCGAGCACCTCGGCATCCCCGAGGGCGCGGTCGCCGTCCTGTACGCCCCCACCCACCGCGACTACCGCCACTCCCAGCGCACCCACCTGGACCTCGAACGGGTCCTGCGCGAACTCGGCCCCCGCTTCGTGATCCTGGCCCGCGCCCACCACTCGTACGACGCCCCCCTGACGGACCTGGCCCACGGGCGCCTCCTCGACGTCACCGCGTACCCGAACGTGGAGAACCTCTGCCTCGCCTCCGACGCCCTGATCACCGACTACTCGTCCCTGATGTTCGACTACGCCAACCTCGACCGGCCGATCGTCATCCACACCGAGGACTGGGAGGCGTACGAGGCGGCGCGCGGGACGTACTTCGATCCGCGGTCCTTCCCGCCGGGCGCGGTGGCGCGCAGCGAGGACGAACTGATCGACATCTTCGCGACGGGCCACTGGCGGGGTTCGCGCTCCGCGCAGCTTCGGTCCGCCTTCCGGGAACGGTTCTGCCCATTCGACGACGGGAGGGCGGCGGAGCGGGTGGTACGGCGGGTGGTCCTGGGCGACACGTCCACACCGCAGATCGTGCCCCTGTCCGCCCGCCACCCCGTCCCCTCGGCCGCGGCCGCCCGCCCCGCCTCCCCCCTGGCAACGATCCCGGGTCAGTCCCAGCCGGACCCGGACGACTCCTTCCGCACATAG